In Kitasatospora sp. NBC_00240, the following are encoded in one genomic region:
- a CDS encoding siderophore biosynthesis protein, with protein MRLYLLALNPTDSVTEGFLPAAAALGLDVTVLTDSAEAHRAACTALPHPVEVLECQVQDFREVVSRISRHHAPDAVFTNSDHLQTQAALAAGYFGLPAKDWKATLRAKNKAELRRHLTASGLDAVRSAELAPGQDIAELAALDVPFPCIVKPREGVASEDVVLAEDLDALIRLGTEIQQRRSGAALVVEEFLVGDLHTLETLGDGRTRHVLGGFRTRVSQPPGFIEEALEFVHAHPKAVVDQVLVQLDELGVGLGACHTEFIVQADGRARIVEVNYRAIGDRADLAMARVLGIPYFELVLRTHLGERLPADLGARGDLHAHNLAVCADRAGTLTAAPGPTELVDGGVQLSYRPLRALGERHPHYRTNRDYLGLIWALGPDLAALREAAAGFAAAQRWEITP; from the coding sequence ATGCGGCTGTACCTGCTCGCCCTCAACCCCACCGACTCGGTCACCGAGGGCTTCCTGCCGGCCGCCGCGGCACTGGGGCTCGACGTCACCGTCCTCACCGACTCGGCCGAGGCCCACCGCGCCGCCTGCACGGCGCTCCCCCATCCGGTCGAGGTGCTGGAGTGCCAGGTCCAGGACTTCCGCGAGGTCGTCAGCCGGATCTCCCGCCACCACGCACCGGACGCGGTCTTCACCAACAGCGACCACCTGCAGACCCAGGCCGCCCTGGCGGCCGGGTACTTCGGCCTCCCGGCCAAGGACTGGAAGGCCACCCTGCGGGCCAAGAACAAGGCCGAGCTGCGCCGCCACCTCACCGCCTCCGGCCTGGACGCGGTCCGGTCGGCCGAACTGGCCCCGGGGCAGGACATCGCCGAACTCGCCGCCCTGGACGTCCCGTTCCCCTGCATCGTCAAGCCCCGGGAGGGCGTGGCCAGCGAGGACGTCGTGCTGGCCGAGGACCTCGACGCGCTGATCAGGCTCGGCACCGAGATCCAGCAGCGGCGCAGCGGCGCAGCCCTGGTGGTCGAGGAGTTCCTGGTCGGCGACCTGCACACGCTGGAGACGCTCGGCGACGGGCGGACCAGGCACGTGCTCGGCGGGTTCCGCACCCGGGTCTCCCAGCCGCCCGGCTTCATCGAGGAGGCGCTGGAGTTCGTCCACGCCCACCCGAAGGCCGTGGTCGACCAGGTGCTCGTCCAGCTGGACGAACTCGGCGTGGGACTCGGCGCCTGCCACACCGAGTTCATCGTCCAGGCCGACGGCCGGGCCAGGATCGTCGAGGTCAACTACCGGGCCATCGGCGACCGGGCCGACCTGGCGATGGCCCGGGTGCTCGGCATCCCCTACTTCGAACTCGTCCTGCGCACCCACCTCGGCGAGCGGCTGCCCGCCGACCTCGGCGCCCGCGGCGACCTGCACGCCCACAACCTGGCCGTCTGCGCCGACCGGGCCGGCACCCTCACCGCCGCCCCCGGGCCGACCGAGCTGGTCGACGGCGGCGTCCAGCTCTCCTACCGCCCGCTGCGGGCCCTCGGCGAGCGGCACCCCCACTACCGCACAAATCGCGACTACCTCGGCCTGATCTGGGCCCTCGGCCCGGACCTCGCCGCGCTCCGCGAGGCCGCCGCCGGGTTCGCCGCCGCCCAGCGGTGGGAGATCACACCGTGA
- a CDS encoding IucA/IucC family protein, with translation MNTEQQLTLRVLSALLREDVLGLRTRGVPTDRADGRWLRLDLDAGTLLLPVAEDGFQCEYAARLPLLEADGVRLTSLAAVLARVRDFADPEDRGGHEDFAEECRQTLATMELHDRARPGVLAALAARYGADPADWTGPAAALAQDTLAAYLDHPVYPTARGRSGLTEDELVGHAPEFHPTFELHWIALPPGTVEPPGPRPLPDWWPTPADIGLPELPRDHLTLPVHPLTAGPPLAEALRAAGLAGLAVPGRKAYLEVVPTLSMRTVAVARDPRCHLKLPLATATLGRRNRRTIKAGVLPDGAAGQRLLETVIGREPRFAGTVLHADEQSWTEGGHELLAVLLRRQPAGLDEAVNVPLAALAATAPGGRLVLDHLADRFYDGDPLALYDALLTLLLDWQTTLFRYGVALESHQQNTSLVLDRAGGATRLRLLCKDNDGLRVNGPRLAAALGELGPPPGEFADPRMTGSSDRPLTDLFTTITVHLCAASLAFALAAHGRAPLETSLGLLRRRLTEALDRLGADGAALRAAVLEADRLPVKAMVTAGTLLSKERSGAADINKHYTSGPNYLRRQGTPR, from the coding sequence GTGAACACCGAACAGCAGTTGACCCTCCGGGTGCTCTCGGCTCTGCTGCGCGAGGACGTGCTGGGGCTGCGGACCCGCGGCGTGCCGACCGACCGGGCCGACGGCCGCTGGCTGCGCCTCGACCTCGACGCCGGCACCCTGCTGCTGCCGGTGGCCGAGGACGGGTTCCAGTGCGAGTACGCCGCCCGGCTGCCGCTGCTGGAGGCCGACGGCGTCCGCCTCACCTCACTGGCGGCCGTCCTGGCCCGGGTGCGGGACTTCGCCGACCCCGAGGACCGCGGCGGCCACGAGGACTTCGCCGAGGAGTGCCGGCAGACGCTGGCCACCATGGAGCTGCACGACCGGGCCCGGCCCGGGGTGCTGGCCGCCCTCGCCGCCCGGTACGGCGCCGACCCGGCCGACTGGACGGGTCCGGCCGCCGCCCTCGCCCAGGACACCCTGGCGGCCTACCTGGACCACCCGGTGTACCCCACCGCCCGTGGCCGCTCCGGTCTGACCGAGGACGAACTCGTCGGCCACGCACCCGAGTTCCACCCCACCTTCGAACTGCACTGGATCGCGCTGCCGCCCGGCACGGTCGAGCCCCCCGGCCCGCGGCCGCTGCCCGACTGGTGGCCCACCCCCGCCGACATCGGCCTGCCCGAACTGCCCCGCGACCACCTCACCCTGCCCGTCCATCCGCTGACCGCCGGCCCGCCGCTGGCCGAGGCCCTGCGCGCCGCCGGCCTGGCGGGCCTCGCCGTACCGGGCCGCAAGGCGTACCTGGAGGTGGTCCCCACCCTGTCGATGCGGACCGTCGCCGTGGCCCGGGACCCGCGCTGCCACCTCAAGCTGCCGCTGGCCACCGCCACCCTCGGCCGGCGCAACCGGCGCACCATCAAGGCCGGCGTGCTGCCCGACGGAGCCGCCGGGCAGCGGCTGCTGGAGACCGTGATCGGCCGGGAGCCGCGGTTCGCCGGCACCGTCCTGCACGCCGACGAACAGTCCTGGACCGAGGGCGGCCACGAGCTGCTGGCCGTCCTGCTGCGCCGCCAGCCGGCCGGCCTGGACGAGGCCGTCAACGTCCCGCTGGCCGCGCTGGCGGCCACCGCTCCGGGCGGCCGGCTCGTCCTCGACCACCTCGCCGACCGGTTCTACGACGGCGACCCGCTCGCGCTCTACGACGCCCTGCTCACCCTGCTGCTGGACTGGCAGACCACCCTCTTCCGCTACGGCGTGGCGCTGGAGTCGCACCAGCAGAACACCTCGCTGGTCCTCGACCGGGCCGGCGGCGCCACCCGGCTGCGGCTGCTCTGCAAGGACAACGACGGACTGCGGGTCAACGGCCCCCGCCTCGCCGCCGCCCTCGGCGAACTGGGCCCCCCGCCGGGCGAGTTCGCCGACCCCCGGATGACCGGGAGCAGCGACCGGCCGCTCACCGACCTCTTCACCACCATCACCGTCCACCTCTGCGCGGCCTCCCTCGCCTTCGCCCTGGCCGCACACGGCCGGGCCCCGCTGGAGACCTCGCTGGGCCTGCTGCGCAGGCGCCTCACCGAGGCCCTCGACCGGCTCGGCGCGGACGGCGCCGCGCTCCGCGCCGCCGTGCTGGAGGCCGACCGGCTCCCGGTCAAGGCCATGGTCACCGCGGGGACGCTGCTCAGCAAGGAGCGCTCCGGCGCCGCCGACATCAACAAGCACTACACCAGCGGCCCCAACTACCTGCGCCGGCAAGGGACTCCACGATGA